Proteins encoded in a region of the Teredinibacter purpureus genome:
- a CDS encoding MarR family EPS-associated transcriptional regulator, which produces MPETILSDELRYQLLKELEENPDISQRQLASMMGVSLGKTNYCLKALVDAGWVKVGNFARSNRKLNYAYVLTPKGLSEKAAVTVRFLKNKQLLYEQLEQEIAVLQKEAVAQNK; this is translated from the coding sequence ATGCCCGAAACAATATTATCAGACGAGTTACGCTACCAACTGCTTAAAGAGCTAGAGGAAAATCCTGATATTAGCCAGCGGCAGCTAGCGAGCATGATGGGTGTAAGTTTAGGTAAAACTAACTACTGCCTAAAAGCGTTGGTAGATGCAGGTTGGGTAAAGGTAGGTAATTTCGCCCGCTCTAACCGCAAGCTAAATTACGCTTATGTTTTAACTCCAAAAGGGTTAAGCGAAAAAGCGGCAGTAACCGTACGTTTTTTGAAAAATAAACAGCTCTTATATGAGCAGTTAGAACAGGAAATTGCCGTGTTACAAAAAGAGGCGGTCGCTCAAAATAAATAA
- a CDS encoding undecaprenyl-phosphate alpha-N-acetylglucosaminyl 1-phosphate transferase, which translates to MLQGFGMLAIAFAIAFVMVKILKPIAYSFQLVDKPGGRKNHDGLIPLIGGLAIYFGVFFTTFLFIEQPLFIRLFLLAGGLIVFMGMVDDRYELSARFRLAGQLLVTGIFVYGLEVHIHSFGNIFGLGELKTGWLGFPLTVLSLMGVINAINMLDGMDGLVGSLVVVAFIGLIALFGYNGNQTFQYLCLSFVGAITAFLIFNLWGSPHKSFKKIFMGDAGSMFLGLSLGVLLVAGSQGNEAAFSPVTALWFVLLPMTDMFTIMYRRIKRGRSPMAPDRTHIHHIIMRAGFSKVHTLYIMLVAQGLFVVTGIALMNAGQPDWLSFLLAVVFVTGYQLLMRRSWRFIRWSKRNLFAEASA; encoded by the coding sequence ATGCTGCAAGGATTCGGAATGCTCGCTATCGCGTTCGCAATAGCCTTTGTAATGGTAAAAATACTCAAGCCAATCGCCTATTCTTTTCAGCTTGTCGATAAGCCCGGCGGCCGCAAAAATCACGATGGTTTAATTCCGCTTATTGGTGGCCTCGCTATTTATTTCGGCGTTTTCTTTACTACCTTCCTGTTTATCGAACAACCCCTTTTTATACGCCTCTTCTTATTGGCCGGTGGGCTTATCGTGTTTATGGGCATGGTAGACGATCGATACGAACTGTCGGCACGTTTTCGTCTGGCCGGCCAATTGCTTGTTACGGGTATTTTTGTGTACGGCTTAGAAGTACACATTCACTCTTTTGGTAATATCTTCGGCTTAGGCGAACTAAAAACGGGTTGGCTAGGTTTTCCGTTAACCGTATTAAGCTTGATGGGCGTAATCAATGCTATCAACATGCTAGACGGCATGGATGGCCTCGTAGGTTCTCTAGTGGTGGTAGCGTTTATTGGCCTAATAGCGCTGTTCGGCTATAACGGGAATCAAACCTTCCAGTACTTGTGCTTAAGCTTTGTGGGCGCTATTACCGCCTTCCTAATTTTTAACCTCTGGGGTAGCCCACACAAAAGCTTCAAAAAAATCTTTATGGGCGATGCTGGCAGTATGTTTCTAGGGCTATCGCTGGGCGTACTCCTGGTCGCGGGCTCGCAGGGCAATGAAGCCGCCTTCAGCCCCGTTACCGCACTATGGTTCGTATTGCTACCCATGACGGATATGTTCACCATTATGTACCGCAGAATAAAACGCGGCCGCTCACCCATGGCACCAGATAGAACCCATATACACCATATTATAATGCGCGCGGGCTTCTCAAAAGTGCACACGCTTTACATTATGTTAGTAGCGCAAGGGTTGTTTGTGGTTACGGGCATAGCCTTAATGAATGCTGGGCAGCCAGATTGGTTGTCGTTTTTGTTGGCAGTGGTTTTTGTAACGGGCTATCAATTGTTAATGAGGCGCTCGTGGCGCTTTATACGTTGGAGTAAACGAAATTTGTTTGCAGAAGCGTCAGCGTAA
- a CDS encoding mannose-1-phosphate guanylyltransferase/mannose-6-phosphate isomerase, whose translation MNTRPIVPVILSGGSGTRLWPKSRKAYPKQLHKLYGDYTMLQHTVNRVKGFKAPIVVCNNDQRFMVADQLSELQIAKPDIILEPCARNTAPAIVVAALRAQQLYENPILIVLPADHLIKNTEAFNKALQIALAQAEQKLVTFGVVPTHAETGYGYIQSEKSLEGAGASVVQFVEKPNKETAEGYLAEGTFTWNSGMFVFNSTLLLSELEACGAGWLGCGKNALANAEQDLDFIRLNESDFAECDDISIDFALMEKTKKAWMVPLDAQWSDLGSWDALWEASKKDENGNVTFGDAFVKNCENTLIHGKERLVAAIGLENIAIVDTDDALLVVNRHCTQEVKSVVDWLKSENRTEFQHHREVHRPWGSFDSIDSGDRYDVKSLKVNPGASLSLQMHHHRAEHWVVVRGTAKVERGSETFLITENESVYIPLGEKHRLSNPGKVPLNLIEVRSGEYLNEDDIVRW comes from the coding sequence TTGAATACTCGCCCCATAGTTCCCGTTATTCTTTCTGGCGGCAGCGGTACACGCCTGTGGCCCAAGTCTCGAAAAGCCTACCCAAAACAATTACACAAGCTCTACGGCGATTACACCATGCTGCAGCATACCGTTAATCGTGTTAAGGGGTTTAAGGCGCCAATTGTTGTTTGTAATAACGACCAGCGCTTTATGGTGGCAGACCAATTGTCCGAGCTGCAAATAGCAAAACCCGATATTATTTTAGAGCCCTGTGCGCGCAATACTGCACCGGCCATAGTGGTAGCCGCGCTTAGGGCGCAGCAGTTGTACGAAAACCCCATTTTAATTGTTTTACCCGCCGACCACCTTATTAAAAATACAGAAGCCTTTAATAAAGCCTTGCAAATAGCTTTAGCGCAAGCAGAGCAAAAACTTGTTACGTTTGGTGTGGTGCCCACTCATGCCGAAACGGGTTACGGGTATATTCAGTCCGAAAAAAGCTTGGAGGGTGCTGGCGCCTCAGTTGTCCAGTTTGTAGAGAAGCCCAATAAAGAAACCGCAGAAGGCTATTTGGCGGAAGGCACTTTTACGTGGAATAGCGGCATGTTCGTATTTAACAGTACGCTTCTATTGAGTGAGCTTGAAGCCTGTGGCGCGGGTTGGTTAGGTTGTGGCAAAAACGCGCTAGCGAATGCAGAGCAAGATCTAGATTTTATACGGCTTAACGAAAGTGATTTTGCCGAGTGCGACGATATATCGATAGATTTCGCGCTCATGGAAAAAACAAAAAAAGCATGGATGGTTCCTCTTGATGCGCAGTGGAGCGATCTAGGCAGTTGGGACGCCCTCTGGGAAGCCAGTAAGAAAGATGAGAACGGAAACGTCACCTTTGGTGATGCGTTTGTAAAAAATTGTGAAAACACTTTGATACACGGCAAAGAACGTCTTGTTGCTGCAATAGGGCTCGAAAATATCGCTATAGTTGATACGGACGATGCACTGCTAGTGGTCAACCGTCACTGCACGCAAGAGGTAAAGTCAGTCGTCGACTGGTTAAAGTCAGAAAATAGAACCGAGTTTCAGCATCATCGTGAAGTACACCGGCCGTGGGGTAGTTTCGATTCAATCGATTCGGGCGATCGATACGATGTTAAAAGTCTAAAAGTTAATCCAGGTGCCAGCTTGTCGTTACAAATGCACCATCATCGTGCTGAACACTGGGTGGTAGTGCGAGGCACCGCTAAGGTTGAGCGGGGCAGCGAAACATTCCTAATCACTGAAAATGAATCTGTTTATATTCCGCTGGGCGAAAAACATCGTTTATCCAACCCAGGGAAGGTTCCGCTAAATTTAATAGAAGTGCGTAGCGGTGAGTATTTAAACGAAGATGATATCGTGCGTTGGTAA
- the ihfB gene encoding integration host factor subunit beta, with amino-acid sequence MASNPMTKSELIERIAERQDQLSAKDIELAVKLIIEYMSQCLAAGDRIEIRGFGSFSLHYRAPRTGRNPKTGESVELEGKYVPHFKPGKEMRDRVNESLSRD; translated from the coding sequence GTGGCCTCTAACCCTATGACCAAGTCAGAGCTAATCGAGCGAATTGCCGAACGGCAAGACCAGTTATCCGCCAAAGATATAGAGCTGGCCGTAAAGCTTATCATCGAATACATGTCCCAGTGCCTCGCCGCGGGCGATCGCATCGAAATTCGCGGCTTCGGCAGCTTCTCCCTTCATTACCGCGCCCCACGCACTGGCCGCAACCCCAAAACGGGCGAATCTGTTGAGCTAGAAGGTAAATACGTACCGCACTTTAAGCCCGGCAAAGAAATGCGCGATAGGGTGAATGAAAGTCTATCGCGCGATTAG
- the rpsA gene encoding 30S ribosomal protein S1 codes for MSESFAELFEESLQTVDMVPGTIVTGVVIDIDQDWVTVHAGLKSEGVIPAVQFLNEKGELDLSIGDEVQVALETVEDGFGETRLSREKAKRAESWKVLEAAHESEEVITGVINGKVKGGFTVDVAGIRAFLPGSLVDVRPVRETTHLEGKELEFKVIKLDQKRNNVVVSRRAVMEQANTEERDELLATLQEGQAVKGIVKNLTDYGAFVDLGGVDGLLHITDMAWKRIKHPSEIVAVGDEIDVKVLKFDRERNRVSLGLKQLGEDPWAAITNRYPEGAKVKATITNLTDYGCFAEIEEGVEGLVHVSEMDWTNKNIHPSKVVNLGDEVEVMILDIDEERRRISLGIKQCQENPWDAFSNQFAKGDKISGKIKSITDFGIFIGLDGGIDGLVHLSDISWNEAGEEAVRKYKKGDELETVVLAIDPERERISLGIKQLDEDPFTIYVGTNDKGTIVTGVVKSVDAKEAVITLADDIEGTLKASEISRDKVEDARNVLKEGEEVEAKITNVDRKNRAIILSIKAKDNDDEKAAIKEHSAKAAESAAPATIGDLIKAEMKSKN; via the coding sequence ATGAGCGAAAGCTTTGCAGAACTCTTTGAAGAGAGCTTACAGACAGTTGATATGGTGCCAGGCACCATCGTAACCGGTGTTGTTATCGACATCGATCAAGATTGGGTCACAGTACACGCTGGTCTCAAATCTGAAGGCGTTATTCCCGCAGTACAATTCCTAAACGAAAAAGGCGAACTCGACCTAAGCATAGGTGACGAAGTTCAGGTAGCCCTAGAGACCGTAGAAGATGGTTTCGGTGAAACCCGCCTGTCTCGTGAAAAGGCTAAGCGCGCAGAAAGCTGGAAAGTGCTTGAAGCGGCTCACGAATCTGAAGAAGTTATTACAGGTGTGATTAACGGCAAGGTTAAAGGTGGTTTCACTGTAGACGTTGCTGGTATTCGTGCCTTCTTGCCTGGTTCATTGGTAGATGTTCGCCCTGTGCGCGAGACAACTCACCTAGAAGGCAAAGAGTTAGAGTTTAAAGTTATTAAGCTAGACCAGAAGCGTAACAACGTTGTTGTTTCTCGTCGTGCCGTTATGGAGCAAGCCAACACCGAAGAGCGTGATGAGTTGCTGGCTACCTTGCAAGAAGGTCAAGCGGTTAAAGGTATCGTTAAGAACCTTACCGATTACGGTGCCTTCGTTGACTTGGGCGGCGTAGATGGCTTGCTACACATTACCGATATGGCGTGGAAGCGCATTAAGCACCCAAGTGAAATCGTTGCTGTAGGCGACGAAATCGACGTTAAAGTGCTTAAATTTGATCGCGAGCGCAACCGTGTATCACTTGGTCTTAAGCAATTGGGTGAAGATCCATGGGCCGCTATCACTAATCGTTACCCAGAAGGCGCGAAAGTTAAAGCCACCATCACCAACCTTACCGACTACGGCTGTTTCGCCGAAATCGAAGAAGGTGTTGAAGGTTTGGTTCACGTATCCGAAATGGATTGGACCAACAAAAACATCCACCCAAGCAAAGTTGTTAACCTAGGCGACGAAGTGGAAGTGATGATTTTGGATATCGACGAAGAGCGTCGTCGTATCTCCTTGGGTATCAAACAGTGTCAAGAAAACCCATGGGATGCCTTCAGTAATCAATTCGCTAAAGGCGACAAGATCTCTGGCAAAATCAAATCTATCACCGATTTCGGTATCTTTATTGGCCTGGACGGCGGTATAGACGGTTTGGTTCACTTGTCCGATATTAGCTGGAACGAAGCTGGCGAAGAAGCCGTACGTAAGTACAAAAAAGGTGACGAGCTAGAAACAGTTGTATTGGCTATCGATCCTGAGCGTGAGCGTATTTCATTAGGCATCAAGCAGCTAGATGAAGATCCTTTCACTATCTACGTGGGCACTAACGACAAAGGCACCATCGTGACTGGCGTTGTGAAATCTGTAGATGCGAAAGAAGCCGTTATCACCTTGGCAGACGACATTGAAGGTACTTTGAAAGCCTCCGAAATTAGCCGCGACAAAGTTGAAGATGCTCGCAACGTGCTGAAAGAAGGCGAAGAAGTAGAAGCGAAAATTACCAATGTTGATCGTAAAAACCGCGCCATTATCTTGAGCATAAAAGCGAAAGATAACGACGATGAAAAAGCAGCGATTAAAGAGCACAGTGCAAAAGCAGCTGAATCTGCTGCTCCAGCCACTATTGGTGACTTGATCAAAGCGGAAATGAAAAGTAAAAACTAA
- the lapB gene encoding lipopolysaccharide assembly protein LapB, whose product MVDYLVFALLLVAVAVGYVLGRYQRAGERQNAGAAPGNSYYQGLNHLLKDEPDAAIDTFIAALDVNSETLETHLALGNLLRKRGEAARAIRVHQNVLSQPNLSKAQRHLAQLELGVDYMKSGLLDRAESLFKELAEVKGLDNAFREQALSYLLEVYQDTKEWLAAIDVADRLTAAKFSSTADEWRHRQAQYSCELAEEALAGQAAGEARRFVRNALRYDKACARAALLQSKIELAEGGAAVALTVLRKLPHHNPEFISEALPLIYTCFQALNSPKEMTAFYQEIYTDSHSLLVLSYLAKSIAQEQGEDVVVDFLLQELQAFPQMDAAGELLKLVSENTSQWIGFNYGTIKGVLEKLTHANCEYECAGCGFSGEQLHWLCPSCKRWSTITAR is encoded by the coding sequence ATGGTCGATTACCTTGTTTTTGCATTGTTGTTAGTGGCGGTAGCGGTGGGTTACGTGCTTGGCCGCTATCAGCGAGCTGGCGAACGCCAAAACGCCGGAGCTGCGCCCGGTAACTCCTATTACCAAGGCTTAAATCATTTATTGAAAGATGAGCCCGATGCAGCCATCGACACCTTTATCGCAGCGCTAGACGTTAACAGCGAAACGCTAGAAACGCATTTAGCGCTGGGCAATTTACTCCGAAAGCGCGGCGAAGCCGCCCGCGCCATTCGCGTCCATCAGAATGTGTTATCGCAGCCCAATTTAAGTAAAGCGCAACGTCATTTGGCGCAGCTTGAACTGGGTGTGGATTATATGAAGTCGGGCTTGCTTGATCGTGCCGAATCGCTTTTTAAAGAATTAGCAGAAGTTAAAGGTCTTGATAATGCCTTTAGAGAGCAAGCGTTATCGTATTTGTTAGAAGTGTATCAAGATACGAAAGAGTGGTTGGCGGCAATTGATGTGGCAGACCGCCTCACGGCCGCCAAGTTTTCATCAACGGCCGATGAATGGCGTCACAGGCAAGCGCAATACAGCTGTGAACTGGCAGAAGAGGCGTTGGCGGGGCAAGCGGCAGGAGAGGCTCGGCGCTTCGTGCGCAATGCCCTGCGTTACGACAAGGCCTGCGCCAGAGCGGCATTGCTCCAGTCTAAAATAGAGCTAGCCGAAGGCGGGGCTGCCGTTGCGTTAACGGTGTTGCGTAAATTGCCGCACCATAACCCCGAATTTATTTCCGAAGCATTACCGCTTATTTATACGTGTTTTCAGGCGCTCAATAGCCCCAAAGAAATGACCGCCTTTTACCAAGAAATATATACCGATAGCCATAGTTTACTCGTGCTGAGCTACTTAGCTAAATCTATCGCGCAAGAGCAAGGTGAAGATGTTGTCGTCGATTTTTTATTGCAAGAACTCCAGGCATTCCCACAGATGGATGCCGCCGGCGAGCTACTGAAATTAGTCTCAGAAAACACCTCTCAATGGATAGGTTTTAACTACGGCACCATAAAGGGGGTGCTCGAAAAATTAACCCACGCAAATTGTGAATACGAATGCGCCGGTTGTGGGTTCTCGGGCGAGCAGTTGCACTGGTTGTGCCCTAGCTGTAAACGCTGGTCGACGATAACGGCGCGTTAA
- a CDS encoding LapA family protein produces the protein MFQKLIGWLRGVFIILWLVAVLVIGAWIGFYNADYTTLNILGFQLPEMTIGFYLCLTFAVGVGLGWFGTWVLAQGKLYSRKRELGKVQKEVGKLRTAQVQET, from the coding sequence ATGTTTCAAAAACTAATAGGGTGGCTGCGGGGCGTTTTCATTATCCTTTGGCTGGTTGCTGTACTCGTTATAGGCGCTTGGATTGGCTTCTATAACGCCGATTACACCACGCTTAATATCCTCGGTTTTCAACTGCCTGAAATGACCATTGGTTTCTACTTGTGCTTAACGTTTGCTGTAGGTGTTGGTTTGGGGTGGTTTGGCACTTGGGTGTTAGCGCAGGGAAAACTTTATTCGCGTAAGCGGGAATTGGGTAAGGTTCAAAAAGAGGTAGGCAAGCTGCGCACGGCGCAAGTTCAGGAGACCTAA
- the cmk gene encoding (d)CMP kinase, translating to MQNDSPVITIDGPSGSGKGTLCRLVAQATGYSLLDSGALYRLTALAAVQSNTNLENEQAVAALAQNLAIEFRLAEESICVMLGSKEVTDAIRQEEIGMLASTVAAYPQVREALLTRQRDFRQAPGLVADGRDMGTVVFPEAPLKIFLTASAQERANRRVKQLALSGAAGIDPAKILADIEARDDRDTNRASSPLKPASDAIVLDSTSLSINAVFNLIMNEVSQRALGA from the coding sequence ATGCAAAACGATAGTCCTGTAATAACAATTGATGGCCCTAGTGGCTCTGGCAAAGGTACGCTATGTCGTCTTGTGGCGCAGGCAACGGGCTATTCATTGCTGGATAGCGGTGCACTCTACCGCCTAACGGCTTTAGCGGCCGTGCAGTCGAATACCAATTTAGAAAATGAGCAGGCTGTCGCAGCGCTAGCCCAGAACTTGGCGATAGAATTCAGGCTCGCTGAAGAGTCTATTTGTGTCATGCTCGGCTCAAAAGAGGTTACCGACGCAATTCGTCAAGAAGAGATAGGCATGCTCGCGTCAACAGTAGCGGCTTACCCGCAGGTGCGCGAAGCACTGCTTACCCGTCAGCGTGATTTTCGGCAGGCGCCAGGTCTAGTGGCGGACGGTAGAGACATGGGTACAGTTGTTTTTCCAGAGGCGCCCCTAAAAATATTCTTAACCGCCAGTGCGCAAGAGCGCGCTAATCGCCGAGTTAAGCAGTTGGCGTTATCAGGTGCGGCCGGTATCGATCCCGCTAAAATTCTTGCAGATATTGAGGCGCGAGACGACCGAGATACTAATAGAGCCAGTTCACCGCTTAAGCCCGCCAGTGATGCGATAGTGCTCGACAGTACTAGCCTGTCGATTAACGCGGTATTCAATCTCATAATGAATGAAGTGAGCCAGCGAGCGTTGGGCGCTTAA
- the pyrF gene encoding orotidine-5'-phosphate decarboxylase has product MIDLGPRLLVALDYDNAEQCLKTVQQLNPKDCRLKIGKELFTAAGPSIVNAVQALGFEVFLDLKFHDIPNTVAGAINSAANLGVWMVNVHALGGERMMVAARNALASFQQRPQLIAVTVLTSMDASDLAGIGIQETPEQVVARLARLAQQSGMDGVVCSAMETAQMKQALGNAFLTVTPGIRPVSAAQGDQRRVVTPEQAIQNGSDYIVVGRPITQAADPAAACAAIASSIRAE; this is encoded by the coding sequence ATGATCGACCTAGGCCCTCGTTTACTGGTTGCGTTAGATTACGATAACGCAGAACAATGCCTAAAAACCGTACAGCAGCTTAACCCCAAAGACTGTCGGCTAAAAATTGGCAAAGAGTTGTTTACAGCGGCAGGCCCTTCAATTGTCAATGCTGTACAGGCATTAGGGTTTGAGGTGTTTCTCGATCTAAAATTTCATGACATACCCAATACCGTTGCTGGGGCTATAAATTCCGCGGCTAACTTAGGCGTTTGGATGGTGAATGTCCATGCGCTAGGGGGCGAGCGAATGATGGTAGCGGCGCGCAATGCGTTAGCATCTTTTCAGCAGCGCCCACAACTTATTGCCGTTACCGTACTGACCAGCATGGATGCCTCAGACCTTGCCGGTATTGGTATTCAAGAGACGCCAGAGCAGGTAGTGGCCCGTCTAGCCCGCTTAGCGCAACAGTCGGGTATGGATGGCGTGGTGTGTTCGGCAATGGAAACGGCTCAAATGAAGCAAGCGCTAGGCAATGCCTTTCTTACGGTTACCCCAGGTATACGCCCCGTTTCGGCGGCGCAAGGCGATCAACGAAGAGTGGTAACGCCAGAGCAAGCCATACAAAATGGCAGTGATTATATTGTGGTGGGCCGGCCTATTACGCAAGCCGCCGACCCCGCAGCGGCGTGTGCTGCTATCGCATCCAGTATTCGTGCTGAGTAA
- a CDS encoding ComEA family DNA-binding protein, whose product MLKGTNFEFVQRMFSRDFYTSMLVLSVFCLLVASPQGVAAPKAKDQAVKPNAEQVASKVNINKADAETIASVLTGVGLKKAEAIVVYRKQKGKFKSLDELLVIKGIGEGILEKNRAKILL is encoded by the coding sequence ATGTTAAAGGGAACAAATTTTGAGTTTGTACAGCGAATGTTTTCGCGAGATTTCTATACGTCAATGTTGGTGCTTTCGGTTTTTTGTTTGCTCGTTGCATCACCGCAAGGAGTGGCTGCGCCTAAAGCTAAAGATCAAGCGGTAAAACCTAATGCCGAGCAGGTGGCGAGTAAGGTGAATATCAATAAAGCAGATGCAGAAACAATCGCTAGCGTGCTAACCGGTGTGGGCCTGAAAAAGGCTGAGGCCATCGTGGTGTATCGCAAGCAGAAGGGTAAGTTTAAATCGCTAGATGAACTACTCGTAATCAAAGGAATTGGCGAAGGTATTTTGGAAAAGAATCGGGCTAAAATTCTGCTCTAA
- the cysN gene encoding sulfate adenylyltransferase subunit CysN, which produces MSHQSELIETDIDAYLAQHEQKELLRFLTCGSVDDGKSTLIGRLLHDSKMIYEDQLAAVASDSTKHGTTGEKLDLALLVDGLQAEREQGITIDVAYRYFSTAKRKFIIADTPGHEQYTRNMATGASTCDLAIILIDARYGVQTQTRRHSYIASLLGLKHVVVAINKMDLVEFDEKRFEEIKAEYLQLSKSLNDAELYFVPMSALEGDNVVNKSTHTPWYTGQSLMEILETVKVSEDKNITDFRYPVQYVNRPHLNFRGFCGTVASGIVKKGDEVKVYPSQKISKIKSIETYDGELESAFIDQSVTLTLEDEIDVSRGDMIVHADANPHFSDRLQAHIVWMAEATLKTNKQYFFKFASKVTPGFVSEVEYRIDVNTFEKSEADDMALNDIAVVDVQLEQKVVVDSYPQNRATGAFIIIDRMTNITVGAGMVIDALESKQASDSQFSEFEVELNSLVRKHFPHWDAKDLSKL; this is translated from the coding sequence ATGTCCCATCAATCAGAACTTATTGAAACCGATATCGACGCATACCTAGCGCAGCACGAACAAAAAGAGCTGTTACGTTTTCTCACTTGCGGAAGCGTTGACGACGGTAAGTCCACATTAATTGGTCGCTTGCTGCACGACTCCAAAATGATCTATGAAGATCAGTTAGCCGCAGTTGCTTCAGATTCAACAAAGCATGGTACAACGGGCGAAAAGCTAGATTTGGCTTTGCTCGTCGATGGTTTGCAGGCTGAGCGTGAGCAAGGTATTACCATCGATGTGGCTTATCGATATTTTTCTACAGCGAAGCGCAAATTTATTATTGCCGATACTCCAGGGCACGAGCAGTACACGCGTAATATGGCCACAGGAGCCTCCACCTGTGATCTCGCGATAATTTTGATTGATGCCCGCTACGGCGTGCAAACACAAACACGTCGCCATTCGTATATTGCATCGCTATTGGGCTTGAAACACGTTGTTGTCGCGATTAATAAAATGGATTTGGTCGAGTTCGACGAAAAGCGTTTTGAAGAAATTAAGGCCGAGTATCTTCAGTTGTCTAAGTCGTTGAACGATGCAGAATTGTATTTTGTACCCATGTCTGCCCTCGAAGGCGACAACGTGGTTAATAAAAGTACCCATACGCCTTGGTATACAGGGCAATCGCTAATGGAAATTTTAGAGACAGTAAAAGTCTCAGAAGATAAAAATATTACCGATTTTCGTTATCCGGTACAGTACGTTAACCGTCCGCATCTTAATTTCCGCGGGTTTTGTGGCACTGTCGCATCGGGTATCGTCAAAAAAGGGGATGAAGTTAAGGTTTATCCTTCTCAGAAAATTAGTAAAATAAAATCTATTGAAACTTACGATGGTGAGCTGGAGTCGGCCTTTATTGACCAGTCCGTTACGCTTACGCTAGAAGATGAAATTGATGTTAGCCGCGGGGACATGATAGTGCACGCGGATGCAAACCCACACTTCTCTGATCGCTTGCAGGCACATATTGTTTGGATGGCCGAGGCCACGTTAAAAACAAACAAACAATACTTCTTTAAATTTGCGAGTAAAGTAACACCAGGTTTTGTCTCCGAAGTTGAATACCGTATCGATGTTAATACCTTCGAAAAGTCTGAAGCAGATGATATGGCGCTTAACGATATTGCCGTTGTCGATGTGCAGCTGGAGCAAAAAGTTGTTGTCGATTCTTACCCGCAGAATAGGGCAACGGGTGCGTTCATTATTATCGATCGTATGACAAATATCACAGTTGGGGCGGGCATGGTGATCGATGCGCTTGAGTCTAAGCAGGCAAGCGACTCTCAGTTTTCTGAGTTTGAAGTTGAACTGAATTCATTGGTGCGCAAACATTTCCCTCACTGGGATGCGAAAGATCTATCCAAATTGTGA
- the cysD gene encoding sulfate adenylyltransferase subunit CysD has product MINDTTMTHLKQLEAESIHIIREVAAEFDNPVMLYSVGKDSAVMMHLAMKAFAPGKPPFPLMHVDTTWKFKEMIAFREQRLKDLGWDLIVHINQEGVDMGISPFVHGSAKHTDIMKTQSLKQALDKHGFDAAFGGARRDEEKSRAKERVYSFRDKNHRWDPKNQRPELWSLYNGKVDKGESIRVFPLSNWTELDIWQYIHLESIPIVPLYFAAKRPVVEKDGVLIMVDDDRMPIGKDDKIEEKMVRFRTLGCYPLTGAVESTATTLPEIIQEMLLTKTSERQGRVIDHDSSGSMEKKKQEGYF; this is encoded by the coding sequence ATGATTAACGATACTACCATGACACATCTCAAGCAGCTGGAAGCTGAGAGTATTCATATTATCCGCGAAGTAGCGGCAGAATTTGATAACCCTGTAATGCTGTATTCTGTGGGTAAAGACTCTGCAGTAATGATGCATTTGGCCATGAAAGCCTTTGCGCCGGGTAAGCCGCCGTTTCCTTTAATGCATGTGGATACCACATGGAAATTTAAAGAAATGATAGCCTTTCGTGAGCAGCGACTTAAAGATTTAGGTTGGGATTTAATTGTACATATCAATCAAGAAGGTGTTGATATGGGCATTAGTCCGTTTGTTCATGGTAGTGCAAAACATACCGATATCATGAAAACTCAAAGCTTAAAACAGGCTCTAGATAAGCATGGTTTTGATGCTGCATTTGGTGGCGCCAGGCGAGATGAAGAAAAGTCTCGAGCGAAAGAGCGCGTGTATTCCTTCCGCGATAAAAACCATCGCTGGGACCCTAAAAATCAGCGCCCTGAATTATGGAGTTTATATAACGGTAAAGTGGATAAAGGCGAAAGTATTCGCGTGTTCCCGCTTTCCAATTGGACTGAACTCGATATTTGGCAATATATTCATTTAGAAAGCATTCCTATTGTGCCGTTATATTTTGCGGCGAAGCGCCCAGTGGTAGAAAAAGACGGCGTACTAATTATGGTCGATGACGATCGTATGCCCATTGGCAAAGACGACAAAATTGAAGAAAAAATGGTACGTTTCCGCACGCTTGGGTGTTACCCCCTAACCGGCGCGGTTGAATCTACCGCAACAACATTGCCCGAAATTATTCAGGAAATGCTGCTCACAAAAACCTCTGAGCGCCAAGGTCGCGTGATTGATCACGACTCTTCAGGCTCAATGGAAAAGAAAAAGCAGGAAGGGTATTTCTAA